A window from Macaca fascicularis isolate 582-1 chromosome 20, T2T-MFA8v1.1 encodes these proteins:
- the LOC135968792 gene encoding large ribosomal subunit protein eL39-like: protein MSSHETFRIKQFLAKKQKQNRPIPQWIQMKTGNKVRYDSKRRHWRRTKLGLSGIAREMAHILLLSEGHNHVTISS, encoded by the coding sequence ATGTCTTCTCATGAGACTTTCAGAATTAAGCAATTCCTggccaagaaacaaaaacaaaatcgtCCCATTCCTCAGTggattcagatgaaaactggtaaCAAAGTCAGGTACGACTCCAAAAGGAGACACTGGAGAAGAACCAAACTGGGTCTATCAGGAATTGCACGTGAGATGGCACACATACTTCTGCTGTCTGAAGGTCACAATCATGTTACCATATCAAGCTGA